One Dermatophagoides farinae isolate YC_2012a chromosome 1, ASM2471394v1, whole genome shotgun sequence genomic region harbors:
- the ND-SGDH gene encoding NADH dehydrogenase (ubiquinone) SGDH subunit — protein sequence MTLLSTLKVLARNGVIRDCQKISVRFSGHGHKMHIQPSRFVWSTFKDYLHFYFMLGAIPLTLITAYANIVVGDAELTDIPEGYTPHHWEYYKHPITRFFAKYCFLDRALAYESSVSKLAEESEKILIHRVKQQLKMMMAEKADNKAWYYTEVDPAQNRWLLDKFRTIAFKTEGISDRGELDD from the exons ATGACCCTATTGAGTACTCTCAAAGTTTTGGCCAGAAATGGTGTGATTCGAGATTGTCAAAAAA TATCGGTTCGATTCAGTGGTCATGGCCATAAAATGCACATTCAGCCATCACGATTTGTTTGGTCTACATTCAAAGATTATCTTCACTTCTATTTCATGCTTGGCGCAATCCCGTTAACTTTAATCACTGCTTATGCTAACATTGTTGTCGGAGATGCTGAATTAACCGATATTCCCGAAGGATATACACCCCATCATTGGGAATATTATAAG CATCCAATCACAAGATTTTTCGCCAAGTATTGTTTCCTAGATCGTGCACTTGCATACGAATCTAGTGTTTCAAAATTGGCCGaagaatcagaaaaaattttaattcatagagtcaaacaacaactaaaaatgatgatggccgaAAAAGCCGACAACAAAGCATGGTACTATACGGAAGTAGATCCAGCACAGAATCGTTGGTTGTTGGATAAATTTCGTACCATTGCATTTAAAACAGAGGGCATAAGCGATAGAGGTGAActtgatgattaa